One region of Gossypium raimondii isolate GPD5lz chromosome 6, ASM2569854v1, whole genome shotgun sequence genomic DNA includes:
- the LOC105773287 gene encoding U-box domain-containing protein 4, whose translation MVSLEDSHSNSNRFPLGRNFYTPGSASTTKIHRHVGRSMRTIRSNLYQNDNSSCSFTSSVPERSAFVSENLTESVIDMRLGELAAKSNAKSVTSESENEAFLEISQAFSDFSACSSDISGELQRLASLPSPENSLMNERNNGVQSEPEPEPCHGFLQRENFSTEIIESISPEDLQPTVKICIDGLESPSVAVKRSAAAKLRLLAKNRVDNRALIGESGAIPALIPLLRNSDPWTQEHAVTALLNLSLYEGNKTLVINAGAIKSLVYVLKTGTETSKQNAACALLSLALIEENKTSIGACGAIPPLVSLLMNGSNRGKKDALTTLYKLCSARQNKERAVTAGAVRPLVGMVGEQGTGMSEKAMVVLSSLAGIKEGKEAIVVEGGIAALVEAIEDGSVKGKEFAVLTLLQLCADNIRNRGLLVREGGIPPLVALSQTGSVRAKHKAETLLGYLREPRQDASSSSP comes from the exons ATGGTTTCGCTGGAAGATTCACATTCTAATTCCAACCGCTTTCCTTTGGGTCGTAACTTTTACACCCCCGGTTCAGCTTCCACCACCAAAATCCACCGTCATGTCGGCCGCTCCATGCGTACGATTCGCTCCAATCTTTACCAAAACGACAATAGTAGCTGCTCCTTCACCAGTTCCGTCCCTGAGAGGTCCGCCTTTGTCTCCGAAAATCTCACCGAGTCCGTTATCGACATGCGTCTCGGCGAACTGGCTGCCAAAAGCAACGCTAAATCTGTTACGTCTGAGTCCGAAAACGAGGCCTTTTTGGAGATTTCTCAAGCCTTTAGTGATTTCTCCGCTTGTAGCAGCGATATCTCCGGTGAGTTGCAGCGCCTTGCGAGCTTGCCCTCACCGGAAAACTCTTTGATGAATGAGAGAAATAACGGAGTCCAGTCTGAGCCGGAGCCGGAACCGTGCCATGGCTTTTTGCAGAGGGAGAACTTCTCGACTGAAATTATTGAGAGTATCTCACCAGAGGACCTtcaaccgacggtcaagatctGCATCGACGGCCTCGAATCACCATCCGTTGCGGTGAAGCGATCGGCTGCTGCTAAACTCAGGCTACTGGCGAAGAACCGCGTGGATAACCGTGCGTTAATCGGAGAGTCGGGTGCGATCCCTGCACTGATTCCGCTCTTACGGAACAGCGATCCTTGGACTCAGGAGCACGCGGTGACTGCGTTACTAAATTTGTCTCTTTACGAAGGGAACAAAACCCTAGTTATAAATGCCGGAGCTATAAAATCATTAGTGTATGTTCTCAAGACGGGCACTGAAACCTCCAAGCAAAACGCGGCGTGTGCACTTCTGAGCTTAGCTTTGATTGAAGAAAACAAGACTTCAATCGGAGCATGCGGCGCGATCCCGCCGCTGGTATCTCTTCTGATGAACGGATCCAACAGAGGCAAGAAAGATGCACTGACAACTCTTTATAAGCTGTGTTCAGCCAGGCAGAACAAAGAAAGGGCGGTGACTGCGGGCGCGGTTAGGCCTTTGGTGGGGATGGTGGGAGAGCAAGGGACTGGCATGTCAGAGAAGGCGATGGTTGTTCTTAGTAGCTTGGCGGGAATTAAAGAAGGAAAGGAAGCTATTGTTGTAGAAGGTGGGATTGCAGCACTGGTGGAGGCGATTGAAGATGGGTCCGTGAAGGGGAAGGAGTTCGCGGTGTTGACACTGTTGCAGTTGTGTGCTGATAACATTAGAAACCGTGGTTTGCTTGTTAGAGAAGGTGGGATACCTCCTCTTGTGGCGCTTTCTCAGACTGGGAGTGTAAGGGCTAAGCATAAG GCTGAAACACTACTTGGGTATCTGAGGGAACCAAGACAAGATGCTTCATCATCTAGTCCTTAG